In Streptomyces capitiformicae, one genomic interval encodes:
- a CDS encoding solute symporter family protein: MVTTSFTASSTTAAGVADAFSLRLTFVLFLTVVVITLFTALLTAPQRDEISEFYLGNRDMSPLRNGLAMCGDYLSAATLLGSTGLVALTGYDGLLYLCGTVVAWMMVLLLIAEPLRNAGKFTLGDALARRLPLQQRQVRLALTVCTLAVCTLYLVAQLVGSIALMTQFVGEPGPNTRMTIVIIIGSIVTIYAAIGGMPGATFIQVVKAVMLVAGVTIVTVMVLNRFNWNVDSLLSSAVAGSNLGDAYLQPGLRYGGGPISKLDFLSLQLAIVLGLAALPHVMMRLLAPRQTRVLRTSVLWAVGLVAFVCLMAGIMGLGATAVVGRETIADIDHKGDAAVLLLAGELGGEFLTAIVSALAFVTLLAVAAGLTLAAASSVAHDLYGEVIRKGKAKETEELGVARIAAVAMGVLAMVIALLAWGTNTATLAFLAFAIAASAILPTIVYSLFWRGFAARGALLSLYGGLACSVLLVLFSPVVSSTPDSVYPNADFAWFPLQNPGIVSIPAGFLLGWLGSFLSPPQDETVYEDFEVRALIGADQR, translated from the coding sequence GTGGTGACGACTTCCTTCACGGCTTCCTCCACGACGGCCGCCGGCGTGGCCGACGCGTTCAGCCTGCGGCTGACCTTCGTGCTGTTCCTGACCGTCGTCGTGATCACCCTGTTCACGGCACTTCTGACCGCCCCGCAACGGGACGAGATCAGCGAGTTCTACCTCGGTAACCGCGACATGTCGCCGCTGCGCAACGGCCTGGCGATGTGCGGCGACTATCTCTCGGCCGCGACGCTGCTGGGCAGCACCGGCCTGGTCGCCCTGACCGGGTACGACGGTCTGCTCTACCTCTGCGGCACGGTCGTCGCCTGGATGATGGTGCTGCTGCTCATCGCCGAACCCCTGCGCAACGCGGGCAAGTTCACGCTCGGCGACGCCCTGGCCCGGCGCCTGCCCCTGCAACAGCGGCAGGTCCGGCTGGCCCTGACCGTCTGCACACTCGCCGTGTGCACGCTGTACCTGGTGGCCCAACTGGTCGGCAGCATCGCCCTGATGACCCAGTTCGTCGGCGAACCCGGCCCGAACACCCGCATGACGATCGTGATCATCATCGGCTCCATCGTCACCATCTACGCGGCGATCGGCGGTATGCCGGGGGCGACGTTCATCCAGGTCGTCAAGGCCGTCATGCTCGTCGCCGGGGTCACGATCGTGACCGTGATGGTGTTGAACCGCTTCAACTGGAACGTCGACAGTCTTCTGTCGTCCGCCGTCGCGGGCAGCAACCTGGGCGACGCGTACCTCCAACCGGGGCTGCGCTATGGCGGCGGCCCCATCAGCAAGCTCGACTTCCTCAGCCTCCAACTGGCCATCGTGCTCGGGCTCGCCGCGCTGCCGCACGTGATGATGCGGCTGCTCGCGCCCCGCCAGACCCGGGTGCTGCGCACCTCGGTGCTGTGGGCCGTCGGTCTGGTCGCGTTCGTGTGTCTGATGGCCGGCATCATGGGCCTCGGTGCCACCGCGGTCGTCGGCCGGGAGACCATCGCGGACATCGACCACAAGGGCGACGCGGCCGTGCTGCTCCTCGCCGGCGAACTCGGCGGCGAGTTCCTCACCGCGATCGTCTCCGCACTGGCCTTCGTCACCCTCCTCGCCGTCGCGGCCGGACTCACGCTCGCCGCGGCCTCGTCGGTCGCCCACGACCTCTACGGCGAGGTCATCCGCAAGGGCAAGGCCAAGGAGACCGAGGAGTTGGGCGTCGCCCGGATCGCCGCGGTGGCCATGGGCGTCCTCGCCATGGTGATCGCCCTGCTGGCCTGGGGCACCAACACCGCCACGCTGGCGTTCCTGGCCTTCGCGATCGCCGCGTCCGCCATCCTGCCGACCATCGTCTACAGCCTGTTCTGGCGCGGGTTTGCCGCCCGCGGCGCCCTGCTCAGCCTGTACGGCGGTCTGGCCTGCTCCGTCCTGCTGGTGCTGTTCTCGCCGGTCGTCTCCTCCACCCCCGACTCGGTGTACCCGAACGCCGACTTCGCCTGGTTCCCGCTGCAGAACCCGGGCATCGTCTCGATCCCGGCGGGCTTCCTGCTGGGGTGGCTCGGCTCCTTCCTCAGCCCCCCGCAGGACGAAACGGTGTACGAGGACTTCGAGGTCAGGGCACTGATCGGCGCCGACCAGCGGTGA
- a CDS encoding GNAT family N-acetyltransferase, which yields MSEYASELKGTDAAPHVLDNPALASLTGPHAHFAEKRGRVLRYPVDVSPWLALQDEPDAGDWADLAALAGPGAEVAIAGFSGGFPAGWEVTLDLAGVQLVDAGVDTAPDGEAVRLGPADVPEMLDLVARTRPGPFLPRTVAMGTYLGIRRGGALVAMAGERLHPPGWTEISGVCTDEAWRGSGLGTRLILAVAHSIRERGETPFLHAAAANTNALRLYETLGFRLRRTVRFMAARVPAAEGLATTGSGLEVPS from the coding sequence ATGTCCGAGTACGCGAGCGAGCTCAAGGGCACCGACGCCGCACCGCACGTCCTCGACAATCCCGCCCTCGCTTCCCTCACCGGGCCGCACGCCCACTTCGCCGAGAAGCGCGGCCGGGTGCTGCGGTACCCGGTGGACGTGTCCCCCTGGCTGGCCCTGCAGGACGAGCCCGACGCCGGTGACTGGGCGGACCTGGCGGCGCTGGCGGGTCCCGGCGCGGAGGTCGCGATCGCGGGCTTCAGCGGCGGCTTCCCGGCCGGCTGGGAGGTGACCCTCGACCTGGCGGGCGTCCAACTCGTCGACGCCGGGGTCGACACCGCCCCGGACGGCGAGGCCGTACGGCTCGGCCCCGCCGACGTCCCCGAGATGCTCGACCTGGTCGCCCGCACGCGGCCCGGCCCCTTCCTGCCGCGCACCGTCGCCATGGGCACCTACCTCGGCATCCGCCGGGGCGGCGCGCTGGTCGCGATGGCCGGCGAGCGGCTGCACCCGCCCGGCTGGACCGAGATCAGCGGTGTCTGCACCGACGAGGCGTGGCGCGGCTCGGGCCTCGGCACCCGGCTGATCCTCGCCGTCGCCCACAGCATCAGGGAGCGCGGCGAAACCCCGTTCCTGCACGCCGCCGCGGCCAACACGAACGCCCTTCGGCTGTACGAGACGCTCGGCTTCCGGCTGCGCCGCACGGTGCGGTTCATGGCGGCCCGGGTGCCGGCCGCCGAAGGGCTGGCGACCACCGGGTCCGGCCTTGAAGTTCCGTCATGA
- a CDS encoding NADPH-dependent 2,4-dienoyl-CoA reductase has product MSRYPHLLSPLDLGFTTLPNRVLMGSMHVGLEEAPRGFARMAEFYAARARGGVGLIVTGGIAPNEAGRPYEGGAKLTTDAEADKHREITEAVHREGGRIAMQILHFGRYAYHRDLVAPSALQAPISPYVPHELTDAEVERTIDDYARAARLARQAGYDGVEIMGSEGYLINEFIAQGTNHRTDRWGGSYENRMRFPVEIVRRVREAVGEDFIVVYRLSMLDLVPGGSSFDEVVTLAKAVEAAGATIINTGIGWHEARIPTIATSVPRGAYTWVTRKLMGAVEVPLVTTNRINTPELAEQLLADGHADMVSMARPMLADPDFVNKAAAGTPEAINTCIGCNQACLDHTFSGKITSCLVNPRACHETELVLSPTRLRKRVAVVGAGPAGLACAVTAAERGHEVTLFDAASEIGGQLNVARKVPGKQEFDETLRYFRHRLDAHGVDVRLNTRVAADDLTAYDEVVVATGVTPRTPELPGVDHPKVLGYLDVLRDGAPVGDRVAILGAGGIGFDVAEYLTDGGEKTSEDPAAYFRQWGVDMDYAAPGGLARPERPTPPRSVHLLQRKTSKVGAGLGKTTGWIHRTELKHRGVTMVPGVQYDLIDDAGLHITVDGVRQVLEVDTVVLCTGQEPRRDLYDDLVAAGHSAHLIGGADIAAELDAKRAVKQGTELAAAL; this is encoded by the coding sequence ATGAGCCGTTACCCCCATCTGCTGAGCCCGCTGGACCTGGGCTTCACCACGTTGCCGAACCGTGTGCTCATGGGGTCCATGCATGTCGGTCTCGAGGAGGCCCCGCGCGGCTTCGCGCGTATGGCGGAGTTCTACGCGGCCCGGGCACGCGGGGGAGTGGGCCTGATCGTCACCGGCGGTATCGCACCCAACGAGGCCGGACGGCCGTACGAGGGCGGCGCCAAGCTCACCACCGACGCCGAGGCGGACAAGCATCGGGAGATCACCGAGGCCGTACACCGCGAGGGCGGCCGGATCGCGATGCAGATCCTGCACTTCGGACGGTACGCCTACCACCGCGACCTCGTGGCGCCGAGCGCGCTCCAGGCCCCGATCAGCCCGTACGTCCCGCACGAGCTCACCGACGCCGAGGTCGAGCGGACGATCGACGACTACGCCCGTGCGGCCCGGCTCGCCCGGCAGGCGGGGTACGACGGCGTCGAGATCATGGGCTCCGAGGGTTACCTGATCAACGAGTTCATCGCCCAGGGCACCAACCACCGCACCGACCGCTGGGGCGGTTCGTACGAGAACCGCATGCGCTTCCCCGTCGAGATCGTGCGCCGGGTGCGCGAGGCCGTCGGCGAGGACTTCATCGTCGTCTACCGGCTGTCGATGCTCGACCTCGTGCCCGGCGGGTCGAGCTTCGACGAGGTGGTCACGCTGGCGAAGGCCGTCGAGGCGGCCGGGGCGACCATCATCAACACCGGCATCGGCTGGCACGAGGCCCGGATCCCCACCATCGCGACCTCGGTGCCGCGCGGCGCGTACACCTGGGTGACGCGCAAGCTCATGGGCGCGGTCGAGGTGCCGCTCGTGACGACCAACCGCATCAACACCCCGGAACTGGCCGAGCAGTTGCTCGCCGACGGCCACGCCGACATGGTGTCCATGGCCCGCCCGATGCTGGCCGACCCGGACTTCGTGAACAAGGCCGCCGCCGGTACGCCGGAGGCCATCAACACCTGCATCGGCTGCAATCAGGCCTGCCTCGACCACACCTTCAGCGGCAAGATCACCTCCTGCCTGGTCAACCCGCGCGCCTGCCACGAGACGGAGCTGGTGCTCTCCCCGACCAGGCTGCGCAAACGCGTCGCCGTCGTCGGCGCGGGCCCGGCCGGCCTCGCCTGCGCCGTGACCGCGGCCGAACGCGGCCACGAGGTCACCCTGTTCGACGCCGCGAGCGAGATCGGCGGCCAGCTCAACGTGGCCCGCAAGGTCCCCGGCAAGCAGGAGTTCGACGAGACCCTCCGCTACTTCCGTCACCGACTCGACGCGCACGGCGTCGACGTTCGGCTGAACACCCGCGTCGCGGCCGACGACCTCACGGCGTACGACGAGGTCGTCGTCGCCACCGGCGTCACGCCGCGCACCCCCGAACTCCCCGGCGTCGACCACCCCAAGGTCCTCGGCTATCTCGATGTCCTGCGCGACGGCGCCCCCGTCGGCGACCGCGTCGCGATCCTCGGCGCCGGCGGCATCGGCTTCGACGTCGCCGAGTACCTGACCGACGGCGGGGAGAAGACGAGCGAGGACCCGGCGGCGTACTTCCGGCAGTGGGGCGTCGACATGGACTACGCCGCGCCCGGCGGACTCGCACGCCCCGAACGCCCCACCCCGCCGCGCTCGGTCCACCTCCTCCAGCGCAAGACCTCCAAGGTCGGCGCCGGACTCGGCAAGACCACCGGCTGGATCCACCGCACCGAACTCAAGCACCGCGGCGTCACCATGGTCCCCGGCGTCCAGTACGACCTCATCGACGACGCCGGGCTGCACATCACCGTCGACGGAGTCCGCCAGGTACTGGAAGTCGACACGGTCGTCCTCTGCACCGGGCAGGAACCGCGCCGTGACCTCTACGACGACCTGGTCGCCGCCGGACACTCCGCGCACCTCATCGGCGGCGCCGACATCGCGGCCGAACTGGACGCCAAGCGGGCCGTCAAACAGGGAACGGAGCTCGCGGCAGCACTCTGA
- a CDS encoding right-handed parallel beta-helix repeat-containing protein, with translation MTATAIPAVHRVAAKGRGAHRSITAAVRAAADGDEIRIAPGDYVEVLVLDRAVSLLPEEGPDLAVRLLAADPGRPVLDVTAPGVRVDGIALTGQNPALPAVLVAAGGLELDGCDISGGRVEAGGDASLTLRACRVSGAALAGVHANTTGRTELTDTLVEDIDGTGVVLGSATRADVLGLTVRDVTGSGVRVRGRAAAVLRDCRITAPGRSGLLTEDEASVAALDCRLEETGVEGVRVLGSSRRSEGNPERPENADGGVVLADCQVLRTGADGVAVSGTGDVLLLNTRIRGGSGPGVSADDDSTAVLVDCQVDRPHGSCLVARGNARLSAEGTSVHGSRANGLLAGDRSQVSLASSNVTDCGFSAVHACDDSRLTLTSCRIGSTPEHGVRATDRAELTVEGVRISDCGLSGLQLDASAAARVRGLSVLRGRTGISAESTGTVVLEECDVTEAERAGITCGTGTSAVLRDCRISGTGTAGLVIGERATPSVEDCTVRDATGSGLVLGPSAEPRVRAVTVSRTGKNSLFVGEKARGTFEECVFAGAGNDGKGFPAVHMSAGSAPVLRGCLVRDTEEDVAAEKGARPVFDDCVSRNVTHPALPTGRTEALASAEGGSAAAATQARETEAPSEDTLEDLLAELDGLAGLDRVKNDVSSLVKLMQTVRRREEMGLAAPPLSRHLVFTGNPGTGKTTVARLYGRILAAVGLLNRGHLVEADRSALVGEYVGHTGPKTTRVFEQARGGVLFIDEAYTLTQYAGTNDFGQEAIATLLKLMEDYRDDVVVIVAGYPREMEVFVRSNPGLASRFNRTLIFEDYGSAELVTIVEHQAAQHQYELTPPAREALTAHFDTLPRERGFGNGRAARQLFQAMTERQAYRVAELSDVSESDLKTLTPQDLP, from the coding sequence GTGACCGCCACCGCCATCCCTGCCGTGCACCGGGTCGCCGCCAAGGGCCGCGGCGCCCACCGCAGCATCACCGCCGCCGTACGCGCCGCGGCCGACGGCGACGAGATCCGCATCGCCCCCGGCGACTACGTCGAGGTGCTGGTCCTGGACCGTGCGGTGAGCCTGCTGCCGGAGGAAGGGCCGGACCTCGCCGTACGACTGCTGGCGGCGGATCCCGGCCGGCCGGTCCTGGACGTCACCGCCCCCGGTGTCCGCGTCGACGGCATCGCGCTGACCGGCCAGAACCCGGCGCTGCCCGCCGTACTGGTGGCCGCAGGCGGCCTGGAACTGGACGGCTGCGACATCTCCGGCGGCCGCGTCGAGGCGGGCGGCGACGCCTCGCTGACCCTGCGCGCCTGCCGGGTCTCGGGTGCCGCCCTGGCCGGGGTGCACGCGAACACCACCGGCCGGACCGAACTGACCGACACGCTGGTGGAGGACATCGACGGCACCGGAGTCGTCCTGGGCTCCGCCACGAGGGCGGACGTCCTGGGGCTGACGGTCCGGGATGTCACCGGATCCGGGGTCCGCGTGCGGGGCAGGGCCGCGGCCGTGCTCCGCGACTGCCGGATCACCGCCCCCGGCCGCAGCGGGCTGCTGACGGAGGACGAGGCGTCCGTGGCCGCACTGGACTGCCGACTGGAGGAGACGGGCGTGGAAGGCGTACGGGTGCTGGGGAGTTCGCGGCGCTCCGAAGGGAACCCGGAGCGTCCCGAGAACGCCGACGGCGGTGTGGTCCTGGCCGACTGCCAGGTGCTGCGCACCGGGGCGGACGGGGTCGCCGTCTCCGGGACCGGTGACGTCCTGCTCCTCAACACCCGGATACGGGGCGGCTCCGGGCCCGGCGTGAGCGCCGACGACGACAGCACGGCCGTACTGGTCGACTGCCAGGTGGACCGGCCGCACGGCTCGTGCCTGGTGGCCCGGGGCAACGCACGGCTGTCCGCGGAGGGCACCTCGGTGCACGGCAGCCGGGCCAACGGCCTGCTGGCGGGCGACCGTTCGCAGGTGAGCCTGGCGTCGAGCAACGTGACGGACTGCGGGTTCAGCGCGGTGCACGCCTGCGACGACTCCCGGCTCACGCTCACCTCCTGCCGTATCGGCTCCACCCCGGAGCACGGCGTCCGAGCCACCGACCGGGCCGAGCTCACCGTCGAGGGTGTGCGCATCAGCGACTGCGGGCTGTCGGGCCTCCAGCTCGACGCGTCAGCGGCCGCGCGGGTGCGAGGGCTGTCCGTGCTGCGCGGCCGCACCGGGATCAGCGCCGAGTCCACCGGCACGGTCGTCCTGGAGGAGTGCGACGTCACGGAGGCCGAACGCGCCGGCATCACCTGCGGAACCGGCACCTCGGCCGTGCTGCGGGACTGCCGGATCAGCGGCACCGGCACTGCGGGCCTGGTGATCGGGGAGCGCGCCACCCCCAGCGTCGAGGACTGCACGGTGCGCGACGCGACCGGCTCCGGACTGGTCCTCGGCCCCTCGGCCGAACCACGCGTCCGGGCCGTCACCGTGTCCCGCACCGGCAAGAACAGCCTGTTCGTCGGCGAGAAGGCACGCGGCACCTTCGAGGAGTGCGTCTTCGCCGGCGCCGGCAACGACGGCAAGGGGTTCCCGGCCGTCCACATGTCGGCCGGCAGCGCCCCCGTGCTGCGCGGCTGTCTGGTGCGGGACACCGAGGAGGACGTCGCCGCGGAGAAGGGAGCGCGTCCGGTGTTCGACGACTGCGTCTCACGCAACGTGACCCACCCCGCCCTGCCCACCGGCCGCACCGAGGCGCTCGCGTCCGCCGAGGGCGGCTCCGCGGCCGCGGCGACCCAGGCGCGGGAGACCGAAGCCCCCTCCGAGGACACCCTGGAGGACCTGCTCGCCGAACTCGACGGACTGGCAGGCCTGGACAGGGTCAAGAACGACGTCTCCTCGCTGGTGAAGCTGATGCAGACCGTGCGCCGCCGCGAGGAGATGGGCCTGGCCGCACCCCCGCTCAGCCGCCACCTGGTCTTCACCGGAAACCCCGGCACCGGCAAGACCACCGTGGCCCGCCTCTACGGCCGTATCCTCGCCGCCGTCGGCCTCCTCAACCGTGGCCATCTGGTCGAGGCCGACCGCTCCGCCCTGGTCGGTGAGTACGTCGGCCACACCGGCCCGAAGACCACGCGTGTCTTCGAACAGGCCCGGGGCGGCGTCCTCTTCATCGACGAGGCCTACACCCTCACCCAGTACGCCGGCACCAACGACTTCGGGCAGGAGGCCATCGCCACCCTGCTGAAGCTGATGGAGGACTACCGCGACGACGTGGTGGTGATCGTGGCCGGATACCCACGGGAGATGGAGGTCTTCGTCCGCTCCAACCCCGGTCTGGCCTCGCGCTTCAACCGCACGCTGATCTTCGAGGACTACGGCTCCGCCGAACTGGTCACCATCGTGGAGCACCAGGCCGCACAACACCAGTACGAGCTCACGCCGCCCGCCCGCGAGGCCCTGACCGCCCACTTCGACACGCTGCCCCGGGAGCGCGGATTCGGCAACGGCCGCGCCGCCCGCCAGCTGTTCCAGGCGATGACGGAGCGGCAGGCGTATCGCGTCGCCGAGCTGTCCGACGTCTCGGAGTCGGACCTGAAGACTCTGACGCCGCAAGATCTTCCGTAG
- a CDS encoding PadR family transcriptional regulator: MSLPHAILTALLEKPSSGLELTRRFDKSIAYFWSATHQQIYRELGKLEGEGYIRALPTERPARGQKKSYEVLPAGREELARWTSAPQDPKPWRDALFVRLRAAAVVGTTGLTDDLRRHLALHQRQLADYEEIEKRDFGPGRDTTRDRLQHLILRAGIDLETFWTQWLADALEEFERLPESGGREERPERE, translated from the coding sequence ATGTCACTCCCGCACGCGATCCTCACCGCCCTGCTCGAAAAGCCGTCGTCCGGCCTCGAACTGACCCGGCGGTTCGACAAGTCGATCGCCTACTTCTGGTCGGCGACGCACCAGCAGATCTATCGCGAGCTGGGAAAACTGGAGGGCGAGGGCTACATCCGCGCCCTGCCCACGGAGCGGCCCGCCCGGGGACAGAAGAAGAGCTACGAGGTGCTGCCGGCGGGCCGCGAGGAACTGGCCCGCTGGACCTCCGCCCCCCAGGACCCCAAGCCGTGGCGCGACGCGCTCTTCGTACGACTGCGCGCCGCGGCGGTGGTCGGCACGACCGGTCTGACGGACGACCTGCGGCGCCATCTCGCCTTGCACCAGCGGCAGTTGGCCGACTACGAGGAGATCGAGAAACGGGACTTCGGGCCGGGCCGGGACACCACCCGGGACCGGCTCCAGCATCTGATCCTGCGGGCCGGCATCGACCTCGAGACCTTCTGGACCCAGTGGCTGGCCGACGCCCTGGAGGAGTTCGAGCGGCTACCGGAGAGCGGTGGCCGTGAGGAACGGCCGGAACGCGAGTAG
- a CDS encoding Rv1733c family protein → MQGQVFGWRWRSNPLRRRSDVVEAWTVLIVAFLLVVGAPAAGIAVGQWAHGDARAHAVAQRAELDRVSAVIVEKAPAPVPSAYGDKQPMHWVQARWTEPDGGSRTGEARVPAGTKRGDRADVWLDSAGRSVPPPPTDTAVWQHALAMGTCATGGVVGIVLVLHFAVRRVAIRHRLAEWEQEWARTGPDWGHRWA, encoded by the coding sequence ATGCAAGGCCAGGTGTTCGGGTGGCGGTGGCGTTCCAACCCGCTGCGCCGGCGCTCGGACGTCGTCGAGGCGTGGACGGTGTTGATCGTCGCGTTCCTGCTGGTCGTCGGCGCTCCGGCCGCCGGAATCGCGGTGGGCCAGTGGGCCCACGGGGACGCGCGGGCGCACGCGGTGGCGCAGCGTGCCGAGCTCGACCGGGTCAGCGCCGTCATCGTGGAGAAGGCCCCCGCCCCGGTGCCCTCGGCGTACGGCGACAAGCAGCCCATGCACTGGGTGCAGGCCCGCTGGACGGAGCCCGACGGCGGTTCCAGGACCGGCGAGGCGCGGGTGCCGGCGGGTACGAAGCGCGGTGATCGCGCCGACGTCTGGCTGGACTCGGCGGGCCGCAGTGTCCCGCCGCCGCCGACCGACACGGCCGTCTGGCAGCACGCCCTGGCCATGGGCACGTGTGCCACGGGGGGTGTCGTCGGCATCGTTCTCGTGCTGCATTTCGCCGTACGCCGGGTTGCCATCCGGCACCGGCTGGCCGAATGGGAACAGGAGTGGGCGCGCACGGGACCCGACTGGGGGCACCGCTGGGCGTGA
- a CDS encoding putative protein N(5)-glutamine methyltransferase codes for MPPLSTLSTASVVTALRAAGCVFAEDEAELILTTARTRDEVAAMVDRRVAGLPLELVLGWAEFAGLRVTVEPGVFVPRRRTEFLVAEALAAVPGARVVVDLCCGSGAVGAALAAALSGGGGEVELHAADIDPVAVRCARRNLVSYGGRAYEGDLYAALPVELRGRVGILAANVPYVPSGEVGLLPAEARDHEPLVALDGGTDGLDVLRRVAAGAVEWLAPGGCLLIETSERQMSSALDIFLSAGLVARTAVSEEMYAHVVIGGRPVPV; via the coding sequence ATGCCACCTCTTTCCACTCTCTCCACCGCCTCCGTCGTCACGGCACTTCGTGCCGCCGGCTGCGTCTTCGCCGAGGACGAGGCGGAGTTGATCCTCACCACCGCACGCACCCGTGACGAGGTGGCCGCCATGGTCGACCGGCGCGTCGCGGGCCTGCCCCTCGAACTCGTCCTCGGCTGGGCCGAGTTCGCGGGCCTGCGCGTCACTGTCGAACCCGGCGTGTTCGTCCCCCGCCGCCGTACCGAATTCCTCGTCGCCGAGGCCCTGGCCGCCGTCCCCGGTGCCCGTGTGGTCGTCGACCTGTGCTGCGGCTCGGGCGCGGTGGGCGCCGCGTTGGCCGCCGCGCTCAGCGGGGGAGGCGGCGAGGTCGAACTGCACGCCGCCGACATCGACCCGGTTGCGGTGCGCTGCGCCCGCCGCAACCTCGTGTCGTACGGCGGTCGCGCGTACGAGGGCGACCTGTACGCGGCGCTGCCCGTCGAACTGCGCGGGCGGGTCGGGATCCTCGCGGCGAACGTGCCGTACGTCCCCAGCGGCGAGGTCGGTCTGCTTCCGGCAGAGGCTCGCGATCACGAACCGCTCGTCGCGCTCGACGGCGGTACGGACGGTCTCGACGTTCTGCGTCGGGTTGCCGCGGGGGCCGTTGAGTGGCTCGCTCCTGGTGGCTGTCTGCTGATCGAGACGAGCGAACGTCAGATGTCGTCGGCCCTGGACATCTTCCTCAGCGCCGGCCTCGTCGCTCGGACGGCTGTCTCGGAGGAGATGTACGCGCATGTGGTGATCGGTGGTCGGCCGGTGCCGGTCTGA
- a CDS encoding DUF485 domain-containing protein, translating to MHTHPEFRSISATYRRFGVWATTLSVGGFLVYVLLSSFVPGLLNERLIGHLTVGLILGLAQFAIMGVTAWLYVRHMRKNVDPVARRLRAQLEEREAEQQQRRIPAGRRFRTW from the coding sequence ATACACACGCACCCTGAATTCCGTTCAATAAGCGCCACATATCGCAGATTCGGAGTGTGGGCGACCACGCTCTCGGTCGGCGGATTCCTGGTCTACGTCCTCCTGTCGAGTTTCGTACCAGGGCTGTTGAATGAGCGCCTGATCGGTCATCTCACGGTGGGACTGATCCTCGGTCTGGCCCAGTTCGCCATCATGGGCGTGACCGCGTGGCTGTACGTACGGCACATGCGCAAGAACGTCGACCCGGTCGCGCGCCGGCTCCGTGCCCAGCTCGAAGAGCGTGAGGCCGAACAGCAGCAGCGCCGGATTCCGGCCGGACGGCGGTTCCGCACGTGGTGA
- a CDS encoding acetylxylan esterase, whose protein sequence is MALFDLPLDELRGYRSASTEPEDFDDFWAKTLQESREHDLDARFEPVETHLTTVRTYDVTFAGFGGHPVKGWLVLPAGATEPLPTVVEFIGYGGGRNLPHTHLLWASAGYAHFVMDTRGQGSAGAWGGGGDTPDPVGSAPAFPGFMTRGIDAPENYYYRRVYTDAVRAVEAARSHPLTDASRTAVLGGSQGGGISIAVGGLVPDLVAVAPDVPFLCDFPRSTTITDRDPYREIGNYLKTHRGRADQIRRTLAYFDGVHFAARGRAAALFSAALEDATCPPSTVFAAFNAWTGDDKHIEVYEFNDHEGGGPFQEAAKLRWLSSHL, encoded by the coding sequence ATGGCCCTGTTCGACCTGCCGTTGGACGAGCTCCGTGGTTATCGAAGCGCTTCGACGGAACCCGAGGACTTCGACGACTTCTGGGCGAAGACGCTCCAGGAGTCCCGCGAGCACGACCTCGACGCCCGTTTCGAGCCGGTCGAGACCCACCTGACGACGGTCAGGACGTACGACGTCACCTTCGCCGGGTTCGGCGGCCACCCGGTGAAGGGCTGGCTGGTCCTCCCGGCCGGGGCCACCGAACCGCTGCCCACCGTGGTGGAGTTCATCGGCTACGGCGGCGGCCGCAACCTCCCCCACACCCATCTGCTGTGGGCGTCGGCGGGCTACGCGCACTTCGTGATGGACACCCGCGGCCAGGGCAGCGCCGGGGCCTGGGGCGGGGGCGGTGACACCCCCGACCCGGTGGGCAGCGCGCCCGCCTTCCCCGGCTTCATGACCCGGGGCATCGACGCCCCCGAGAACTACTACTACCGGCGCGTGTACACGGACGCGGTGCGTGCGGTGGAGGCCGCCCGGTCCCACCCGCTGACCGACGCCTCGCGCACGGCGGTGCTCGGCGGCAGCCAGGGCGGCGGCATCTCCATCGCGGTCGGCGGTCTGGTCCCCGACCTGGTCGCGGTCGCGCCCGACGTGCCGTTCCTGTGCGACTTCCCGCGCTCGACGACCATCACCGACCGCGACCCGTACCGCGAGATCGGCAACTACCTCAAGACCCACCGCGGCCGCGCCGACCAGATCCGGCGCACCCTCGCCTACTTCGACGGCGTGCACTTCGCCGCGCGCGGCCGGGCCGCCGCTCTGTTCTCGGCCGCCCTGGAGGACGCGACCTGCCCGCCCTCCACGGTCTTCGCGGCCTTCAACGCCTGGACCGGCGACGACAAGCACATCGAGGTCTACGAGTTCAACGACCACGAGGGCGGCGGCCCGTTCCAGGAGGCGGCCAAGCTGCGCTGGCTCTCGTCGCACCTCTGA